The DNA window ACCCGGGATAAGATACGGTTGTTGTCTTTCACGATGGTCAGGGTAATGCCATGCTTTGGCTATATGTCATGAATACCCTTCGATCTGATCAGTTCTTTAACGGCTTCTCTTCTATCCTGGTCAGGAGCGTGTTCTATAAGGAGACGCATGGCGCCCTTTGCCCTCGTCGGTCCGACCGTTGACCTTTCCGTTCCGTAATCGATCTCGTCTTTCAAGCAGCGTATGGTAAAGTCGCAGTTCGACTCCTTTTCCCGCTCCCAGATCGTTTTCGCAGCCGCTATCTTAACCGTTGAAGACGGGTCGCTTCCGAGTATGTCCACGAGCACCTGGGTGACTCTTGACGATGCGCTCATTGCCGCGTATTCCATGGTTCTTATCCTTATATCGGGATCGGGGTGTTGTAGATAACCGATCAGCAGGGACGTTCGTTTTGCTTCTGTCGAAGCCACTTCTTCCCAAAAACTCCTGTTCCTGTCGGAAAGTGTCTGGATCACCGGGGGCTCGTCGCTGTTGAGCAGGCGCTCGAGGTCGGGTGATTCCTCCACGATCAACGGCGAGTCGTCGTACAAACCGTAACTCTTCGGTATCACGTGTGTCCTGGGCTCTCGGCCCGAGGCGGCGGTTGCCCATGGCTGCAGTCCAGCGCCGGGAACAAGAGCGGGCTTACGCTGGGCCATCGAAATGACGTAACCCCC is part of the Actinomycetota bacterium genome and encodes:
- a CDS encoding HEAT repeat domain-containing protein, translated to MMVIISLLSTSSAGRNDALVVIATILIILALLINSLGFALWIRKSMKRLLNGTKPLKYKHKYPAIVALVDGGYVISMAQRKPALVPGAGLQPWATAASGREPRTHVIPKSYGLYDDSPLIVEESPDLERLLNSDEPPVIQTLSDRNRSFWEEVASTEAKRTSLLIGYLQHPDPDIRIRTMEYAAMSASSRVTQVLVDILGSDPSSTVKIAAAKTIWEREKESNCDFTIRCLKDEIDYGTERSTVGPTRAKGAMRLLIEHAPDQDRREAVKELIRSKGIHDI